A portion of the Mycoplasma sp. (ex Biomphalaria glabrata) genome contains these proteins:
- the rpsT gene encoding 30S ribosomal protein S20 yields the protein MANIKSQIKRNKQNETTNSANRQKISKLRTLIKKYKASVDTANPNATELKNEVISYIDNCASKGLIKQNNAARKKSQIMTYQAKSSQ from the coding sequence ATGGCAAACATTAAATCACAAATAAAAAGAAATAAACAAAATGAAACAACTAATAGTGCAAATAGACAAAAAATTTCAAAACTACGTACTTTAATTAAAAAATACAAAGCATCTGTTGACACTGCAAATCCAAATGCTACTGAATTAAAAAACGAAGTTATTTCATATATTGATAATTGTGCATCTAAAGGTTTAATTAAACAAAATAACGCAGCTCGTAAAAAATCACAAATAATGACTTACCAAGCTAAATCTTCTCAATAA